From a region of the Halolamina sp. CBA1230 genome:
- a CDS encoding signal peptidase I, which translates to MTPRRFLTISAEVAVALIVASLLLGQVLGTPVLLGYVETGSMEPTLEPGDGFVAIPDAVAGDVEEGDVIVFRAEELQGGGLTTHRVVGETERGYVTQGDANPFTDQDGDEPPVKEGQIVAKALQIGGSVVVIPNLGTVVTGLQSSFGAIQQRLAVLTGSRALLGTQGIAYVLLGLSALLYLYDLVVGGGKLRDRERDRDRDQGISPELVVALLAAVLVASATAAMVVPAGTQQFGVVSAEFASENPTVIQQGESSTIPYTVPNAGLIPVVAYLEPGSEGVAVSPERVRVAGRGEATVDMTLSAPDETGYYRRFVTEHRYLAVLPGDMIDALYETHPWLPIVVIDAGLAGGVALLGLLVMGGRRVRVRKRESRHDRSTWHRLLRYLTR; encoded by the coding sequence ATGACTCCTCGACGATTCCTGACGATCAGTGCGGAGGTGGCCGTGGCGCTGATCGTCGCCTCCCTGCTGCTCGGGCAGGTGCTCGGGACGCCCGTGCTGCTGGGGTACGTCGAGACCGGGAGCATGGAGCCGACGCTCGAACCGGGCGACGGGTTCGTCGCGATCCCGGACGCCGTCGCGGGCGACGTCGAGGAGGGCGACGTGATCGTGTTCCGCGCCGAGGAGCTTCAGGGCGGGGGGTTGACGACCCACCGCGTCGTCGGGGAGACCGAACGGGGGTACGTCACACAGGGAGACGCGAACCCGTTCACCGATCAGGACGGCGACGAGCCGCCGGTGAAGGAGGGGCAGATCGTCGCGAAGGCGCTCCAGATCGGCGGCAGCGTTGTCGTGATCCCGAATCTCGGGACGGTGGTCACGGGGCTCCAGAGCTCCTTCGGCGCGATCCAGCAGCGCCTCGCGGTGCTCACCGGCTCGCGGGCGCTGCTCGGCACGCAGGGGATCGCGTACGTCCTGCTGGGGCTGTCGGCGCTCCTCTACCTCTACGATCTCGTTGTCGGCGGCGGGAAGCTCCGGGATCGAGAGCGCGATCGTGACCGTGATCAGGGGATCTCCCCGGAGCTGGTCGTCGCCTTGCTCGCCGCGGTACTCGTGGCGTCGGCGACGGCGGCGATGGTCGTGCCGGCCGGCACCCAGCAGTTCGGCGTCGTGAGCGCCGAGTTCGCCTCGGAGAATCCGACGGTGATCCAGCAGGGCGAGTCGTCGACGATCCCCTACACCGTCCCCAACGCCGGTCTGATCCCGGTCGTGGCCTACCTCGAACCGGGGAGCGAGGGAGTCGCGGTCTCACCCGAGCGCGTCCGGGTCGCCGGCAGGGGGGAGGCCACCGTCGACATGACGCTGTCGGCGCCCGACGAGACGGGGTACTACCGTCGGTTCGTCACCGAACACCGCTATCTCGCGGTACTCCCCGGCGATATGATCGACGCGCTGTACGAGACCCACCCGTGGCTCCCGATCGTCGTCATCGACGCCGGCCTCGCGGGCGGGGTCGCACTGCTGGGGCTGCTGGTGATGGGTGGCCGCCGTGTCAGAGTCCGGAAACGCGAGTCCCGGCACGATCGGTCGACTTGGCACCGGCTGCTCCGGTATCTCACGCGATGA
- a CDS encoding DUF5305 domain-containing protein codes for MTEGTSRLRVRALVASWFAVLAAVLVALAVVGGAAAYTAHVDPGTETEQVERTHWRADGAFHHSAEVTRENPVFPVGSTLSNRSTYYAEPAPVLDGQFVLTYTGADAEPAAVDLDAALVIQSSADGEVFWSDRRSLDTVSAESVAPGESARIEFSLNTTEVADRQSSIQESLGDTGGELSTFVAVTGTVAGSVDGQPTERSFTHRLPITVGGSTYTVGPEEAGSEPVTTTRTVTTPREYGPFWSIGGPLLALLGVSGLAALVVGRRRNGFALSEAERDLLDFREERAEFDEWVVRARLSTEFDDRARADAESLGDVVDFAIDADTGVIEDPDTGLFYAVAEELVVVYEPPALARQELRADDDDETAAFLGDGVTMADEGDGDGEAANGEAADGAPTDEQDEDERSAGAESPPPHQSSEE; via the coding sequence ATGACCGAGGGGACGAGCAGGCTCCGGGTACGTGCGCTCGTGGCGTCGTGGTTCGCCGTGTTGGCCGCCGTACTGGTCGCGCTCGCGGTCGTCGGCGGTGCCGCGGCGTACACCGCCCACGTCGACCCGGGGACCGAGACCGAGCAGGTCGAGCGGACCCACTGGCGGGCCGACGGGGCGTTCCACCACAGCGCCGAGGTGACCCGCGAGAACCCCGTGTTCCCGGTCGGGTCGACGCTCTCGAACCGTTCGACGTACTACGCCGAGCCGGCGCCGGTGCTGGACGGCCAGTTCGTGCTGACGTACACGGGGGCTGACGCCGAGCCGGCGGCGGTCGACCTCGACGCCGCGCTGGTGATCCAGTCGAGCGCCGACGGCGAGGTGTTCTGGTCCGACCGGCGTTCGCTCGACACAGTCAGCGCCGAGTCGGTCGCGCCAGGGGAGTCGGCCCGGATCGAGTTCTCGCTGAACACGACCGAGGTGGCCGACAGACAGTCGTCGATCCAGGAGAGCCTCGGCGACACCGGCGGGGAGCTCTCGACGTTCGTGGCGGTGACCGGGACGGTCGCCGGGAGCGTGGACGGCCAGCCGACCGAGCGCTCGTTCACCCACCGGCTCCCGATCACCGTCGGCGGGTCAACGTACACTGTCGGCCCCGAGGAGGCGGGGAGCGAGCCGGTGACGACGACGCGGACGGTCACAACGCCCCGGGAGTACGGCCCGTTCTGGTCGATCGGCGGGCCGCTGCTGGCGCTGCTGGGGGTGAGCGGGCTCGCGGCGCTGGTCGTCGGCCGCCGGCGGAACGGGTTCGCCCTCTCCGAGGCCGAGCGCGACCTGCTCGATTTCCGCGAGGAGCGCGCGGAGTTCGACGAGTGGGTCGTTCGGGCCCGGCTCTCGACCGAGTTCGACGACCGGGCCCGCGCGGACGCGGAGTCGCTCGGTGACGTCGTCGACTTCGCGATCGACGCGGACACCGGCGTGATCGAGGACCCCGACACGGGGCTGTTCTACGCGGTCGCCGAGGAGCTGGTCGTGGTGTACGAACCCCCGGCGCTCGCCCGGCAGGAACTGCGCGCGGACGACGATGACGAGACGGCGGCGTTCCTCGGCGACGGCGTGACGATGGCCGACGAGGGGGATGGCGACGGCGAAGCGGCTAACGGCGAGGCGGCTGACGGGGCGCCGACGGACGAGCAGGACGAGGACGAGCGCTCGGCCGGGGCGGAGTCACCGCCGCCCCACCAGTCGTCCGAGGAGTGA
- a CDS encoding EthD family reductase, with protein sequence MVKMVVLLVRKASLSYEEFLTHWEEEHVPLVEELPGVERYVTSHPTDPEQSVYDGVAEVYFEDMETLGAAFDSEAGEALLADAEEFSDQDAGEVLYMEEETRFVAE encoded by the coding sequence ATGGTCAAGATGGTCGTGCTGCTGGTGCGGAAGGCGTCACTCAGCTACGAGGAGTTCCTGACCCACTGGGAGGAGGAACACGTCCCGCTGGTCGAGGAGCTGCCGGGCGTCGAGCGCTACGTCACCTCCCACCCCACCGATCCGGAACAGAGCGTCTACGACGGCGTCGCGGAGGTGTACTTCGAGGACATGGAAACTCTCGGCGCCGCGTTCGACTCCGAGGCCGGCGAGGCGCTGCTGGCCGACGCCGAGGAGTTCTCGGATCAGGACGCCGGCGAAGTGCTGTACATGGAGGAGGAGACGCGGTTCGTCGCGGAGTAG
- a CDS encoding transcription initiation factor IIB family protein: MSDKVQAYTSERAEAAESEEQTEEESVDELQCPECGGSLATDTEHGETVCQDCGLVVDEDSIDHGPEWRAFDSREKDEKSRVGAPTTNMMHDKGLSTNIGWQDKDAYGNQLSASQRQKMQRLRTWNERFRTRDSKERNLKQALGEIDRMASALGLPENVRETASVIYRRALSEDLLPGRSIEGVSTASLYAAARKAGTPRSLDEISAVSRVEKDEIARTYRYVVRELKLEIQPADPEQYVPRFASDLGLSDEAERRARQLLQTAKEQEVHSGKSPVGLAAAAVYAASLLTNEKVTQSEVSEVANISEVTIRNRYHELLEAEESIHMP, from the coding sequence ATGAGCGACAAAGTACAAGCGTACACCAGTGAGCGTGCCGAGGCCGCAGAGAGCGAGGAACAGACCGAGGAGGAGTCCGTCGACGAGCTTCAGTGTCCCGAGTGCGGCGGCAGCCTCGCGACCGACACCGAACACGGCGAGACGGTCTGTCAGGACTGTGGTCTCGTGGTCGACGAGGACAGCATCGACCACGGCCCCGAGTGGCGCGCGTTCGACTCCCGCGAGAAAGACGAGAAGTCCCGCGTCGGCGCCCCGACGACGAACATGATGCACGACAAGGGGCTGTCGACCAACATCGGCTGGCAGGACAAGGACGCCTACGGCAACCAGCTGTCGGCCAGCCAGCGACAGAAGATGCAGCGGCTCCGGACCTGGAACGAGCGGTTCCGGACACGAGACTCCAAGGAGCGGAACCTCAAGCAGGCCCTCGGTGAGATCGACCGCATGGCCTCCGCGCTCGGCCTCCCGGAGAACGTCCGGGAGACCGCCTCCGTCATCTACCGACGCGCGCTCTCGGAGGACCTCCTGCCGGGACGCTCGATCGAGGGCGTCTCGACGGCCAGCCTCTACGCCGCCGCCCGGAAGGCCGGCACCCCGCGCAGCCTCGACGAGATTTCGGCCGTCTCCCGGGTCGAGAAGGACGAGATCGCCCGGACGTACCGCTACGTCGTCCGCGAGCTCAAGCTGGAGATCCAGCCCGCCGACCCCGAGCAGTACGTCCCCCGGTTCGCCAGCGACCTCGGCCTCTCCGACGAGGCCGAGCGCCGCGCGCGCCAGCTGCTCCAGACCGCGAAGGAGCAGGAAGTCCACTCGGGCAAGTCGCCGGTCGGCCTCGCGGCCGCCGCCGTCTACGCCGCCTCGCTGCTCACCAACGAGAAGGTGACCCAGTCCGAGGTCAGCGAGGTCGCCAACATCAGCGAGGTCACGATCCGCAACCGCTACCACGAGCTGCTGGAGGCCGAGGAGAGCATCCACATGCCCTGA
- a CDS encoding acyl-CoA dehydrogenase family protein produces MSEEGLLDIVDSEEHRMIRDTVREFCEAEIEPIAQEIENEHRFPEEIFDQLGDLDMMGVPVSMEYGGLGGDQLMYSLVTEELGRVSGGIGLSYAAHVSLGSKPIELFGTEAQKEEWLEPLASGEGLGAWALTEPGSGSDASDMDTMAEKEGDEYVLNGTKQFITNANVANSVLVKAVTDPDAGYDGISTFIVDPENDDGFEVTTVWDKMGLNCSPTCEIQLDDVRIPEDRLLGEEGEGWEQTKKTLDGGRISIAALSTGLAQGAYEAARDYSTEREQFGQPISEFDAIRDKVVDMHRKIERARLLTHKAAWTYDQGEEVTRESALAKLDASEAAREVAEESVQTLGGYGYTEDFAPQRFYRDAKLMEIGEGTSEIQHLVIGREIGL; encoded by the coding sequence ATGAGCGAGGAGGGTCTACTCGATATCGTCGACAGCGAGGAACACCGGATGATCCGCGACACGGTCCGGGAGTTCTGTGAAGCGGAGATCGAACCCATCGCACAGGAGATCGAGAACGAGCACCGCTTCCCCGAGGAGATCTTCGACCAGCTGGGCGACCTGGACATGATGGGCGTCCCCGTCTCGATGGAGTACGGCGGCCTCGGCGGCGACCAGCTCATGTACTCCCTCGTCACCGAAGAACTCGGCCGCGTCTCCGGCGGCATCGGGCTCTCCTACGCCGCGCACGTCTCGCTAGGCTCGAAACCGATCGAGCTGTTCGGCACCGAGGCACAGAAGGAGGAGTGGCTGGAACCGCTCGCGAGCGGCGAGGGGCTGGGCGCGTGGGCGCTCACCGAACCCGGCAGCGGCTCCGACGCCTCGGACATGGACACGATGGCCGAGAAAGAGGGCGACGAGTACGTCCTGAACGGGACGAAGCAGTTCATCACCAACGCCAACGTCGCCAACAGCGTGCTCGTGAAGGCGGTCACCGACCCTGACGCGGGGTACGACGGCATCTCGACGTTCATCGTCGACCCCGAGAACGACGACGGGTTCGAGGTCACGACCGTCTGGGACAAGATGGGGCTGAACTGCTCGCCCACCTGTGAGATCCAACTGGACGACGTGCGCATTCCGGAGGACCGCCTGCTCGGCGAGGAGGGCGAGGGCTGGGAGCAGACGAAGAAAACCCTCGACGGCGGTCGGATCTCCATCGCCGCGCTGTCGACGGGGCTCGCCCAGGGCGCCTACGAGGCCGCGCGGGACTACTCCACCGAGCGCGAACAGTTCGGCCAGCCAATCTCGGAGTTCGACGCGATCCGGGACAAGGTCGTGGATATGCACCGCAAGATCGAGCGCGCTCGCCTGCTGACCCACAAGGCGGCGTGGACGTACGATCAGGGCGAGGAAGTCACCCGGGAGTCCGCGCTCGCAAAACTCGACGCCAGCGAGGCGGCCCGCGAGGTCGCCGAGGAGTCGGTCCAGACCCTCGGCGGCTACGGCTACACCGAGGACTTCGCGCCACAGCGCTTCTACCGCGACGCGAAGCTGATGGAGATCGGCGAGGGGACCAGCGAGATCCAGCACCTCGTGATCGGCCGCGAGATCGGTCTGTAA
- a CDS encoding MFS transporter, producing MEFVTDTPGDDRWLRAWAVGYAAVGGSSVLLPLYALSLDAGAFLVGLMASTAAFAGVPGAIVWGRIAGRANRRRPFVLFALIATAAVLLASPMLRSTIALVVANAALWFAVTAASPVLNLVVVEGFEQSAWDGRIARLNALQGWGWLAGLLVGTVWTAAAPRLGYTPISAQRTLLTGFGLLAVLATVLFVRFYPDAAHTSDERFLRRYRSLSREGWRGDRFLRGIPYGPSRVYWALRSLRSGRLSERFGRPLLGYLAGTALFSAGFAVFWGPMPAHLTEIGFGDGIVFLCFLANTLGATVCYDPVGRLMERYRAANLQFGALIVRAALFVVTAFLASRFLIGGALAAIGVTWAVVAVTTTGIVARLADDRFRGEALGLVVALTGVGAGVGNAVGGAVAAATNPVVTFGLAAATVLVGCGVAAVAIRPTRGRP from the coding sequence GTGGAGTTCGTCACCGACACGCCGGGAGACGACCGCTGGCTCCGGGCGTGGGCCGTCGGATACGCCGCCGTCGGCGGGTCGTCGGTGCTGCTCCCGCTGTACGCGCTGAGTCTGGACGCTGGCGCCTTCCTCGTCGGCCTGATGGCGTCGACAGCCGCGTTTGCCGGCGTCCCGGGCGCGATCGTCTGGGGACGGATCGCTGGGCGAGCGAACCGCCGGCGGCCGTTCGTGCTGTTCGCGCTGATCGCGACGGCGGCGGTGCTGCTGGCCTCGCCGATGCTCCGGAGCACGATCGCGCTGGTCGTCGCCAACGCCGCGCTCTGGTTCGCCGTCACCGCCGCCTCGCCGGTGCTCAACCTCGTCGTCGTCGAGGGGTTCGAGCAGTCGGCGTGGGACGGCCGGATCGCCCGCCTGAACGCGCTCCAGGGCTGGGGCTGGCTGGCGGGGCTGCTCGTCGGCACCGTCTGGACCGCCGCCGCGCCGCGACTCGGCTACACACCGATCTCGGCGCAGCGGACCCTCCTGACTGGCTTCGGACTGCTCGCCGTGCTGGCGACGGTGCTGTTCGTTCGGTTCTACCCCGACGCCGCCCACACCTCGGACGAGCGGTTCCTGCGTCGCTACCGTTCGCTGTCGCGGGAGGGTTGGCGCGGCGACCGGTTCCTCCGTGGCATCCCCTACGGCCCGAGTCGGGTTTACTGGGCGCTGCGCTCGCTTCGGTCGGGACGACTCTCGGAGCGCTTCGGGCGACCCCTGCTCGGCTACCTCGCCGGAACGGCGCTGTTCTCGGCGGGCTTTGCGGTGTTCTGGGGGCCGATGCCCGCCCACCTCACCGAGATCGGGTTCGGCGACGGAATCGTGTTCCTCTGCTTCCTCGCGAACACGCTAGGGGCGACCGTCTGCTACGATCCCGTCGGTCGGCTGATGGAGCGCTACCGGGCCGCGAACCTCCAGTTCGGCGCGCTGATCGTCCGTGCGGCGCTGTTCGTGGTGACGGCCTTTTTAGCGAGCCGGTTCCTGATCGGCGGGGCGCTCGCCGCGATCGGCGTGACGTGGGCGGTCGTCGCGGTCACGACCACCGGCATCGTCGCCCGCCTCGCCGACGACCGCTTCCGCGGCGAGGCGCTGGGGCTGGTCGTCGCGCTCACGGGAGTCGGCGCTGGCGTCGGGAACGCGGTCGGCGGCGCCGTCGCCGCGGCGACGAACCCGGTCGTGACGTTCGGCCTCGCGGCCGCGACCGTGCTCGTCGGCTGTGGCGTCGCCGCGGTCGCGATCCGCCCGACACGAGGGCGTCCCTGA
- the gatC gene encoding Asp-tRNA(Asn)/Glu-tRNA(Gln) amidotransferase subunit GatC, with product MSDGDEPAVTSEEVRRVADLARVDLTDEEVEQFAEQFEAVLADFETLDEVPEVESEPDLVNVMRADEIEEGLSQEEALRNASETEDGYFKGPRVS from the coding sequence ATGAGCGACGGAGACGAGCCGGCAGTCACCAGCGAGGAGGTCCGGCGGGTGGCGGACCTCGCGCGGGTGGATCTGACCGACGAGGAGGTCGAGCAGTTCGCCGAGCAGTTCGAGGCGGTGCTCGCGGACTTCGAGACGCTGGACGAGGTGCCCGAAGTCGAGAGCGAACCCGACCTCGTGAACGTGATGCGGGCCGACGAGATCGAGGAGGGGCTCAGCCAGGAGGAGGCGCTCCGGAACGCCAGCGAGACGGAGGACGGCTACTTCAAGGGCCCACGGGTGTCGTGA